The following are encoded together in the Bacillus sp. V2I10 genome:
- a CDS encoding DnaD domain-containing protein, whose product MNKEQFVNLQEQGSLSVPAALIMHYHQFGMKEEELVLLLQVNLHLQNGNQFPTPSELSSHMSISVSSCTSLLRNLLQRGFLDIEEYEQASIKYERYSLKPLWGKIYEFLLMKDEKKTEEKQQQENVNLYPVFESEFGRPLSPFEVETLSIWMDQDYHDPIIIKAALKEAVISGKLNFRYIDRILFEWKKNGIRTIDQARNYGKRFRQHQSQPQKQNQSDEEYKRKVPFYNWLES is encoded by the coding sequence ATGAATAAGGAACAATTTGTAAACTTGCAAGAGCAGGGGTCTTTATCTGTTCCTGCAGCATTAATTATGCATTATCATCAATTTGGAATGAAAGAAGAGGAGCTCGTATTGCTTTTACAAGTAAATCTCCATCTTCAAAATGGAAATCAGTTTCCTACCCCAAGTGAATTATCAAGTCACATGTCCATATCTGTATCTTCATGTACATCCCTTCTCAGAAACTTGCTGCAAAGAGGATTTTTAGACATCGAGGAATATGAGCAAGCTTCCATCAAATACGAACGGTACTCTCTGAAACCTCTTTGGGGAAAAATATATGAATTTTTGCTGATGAAAGATGAGAAAAAAACTGAAGAAAAGCAGCAGCAGGAAAACGTAAATTTGTATCCTGTATTTGAAAGTGAATTTGGAAGACCTCTTTCACCTTTTGAAGTTGAGACACTTTCGATCTGGATGGATCAGGATTATCATGATCCGATTATCATAAAAGCTGCTTTAAAAGAGGCGGTCATATCGGGTAAACTTAATTTCAGGTATATTGACAGAATTCTATTTGAGTGGAAGAAAAATGGGATCCGGACAATCGATCAGGCAAGAAATTACGGCAAACGATTCCGTCAGCATCAATCCCAGCCTCAGAAGCAAAATCAATCTGATGAAGAATACAAACGAAAAGTGCCGTTTTATAATTGGCTGGAAAGTTAA
- the nth gene encoding endonuclease III yields the protein MLNKKQIREALDTMGELFPDAHCELNHSNPFELVIAVALSAQCTDVLVNKVTKKLFEKYKTPEDYLSVPIEELQNDIRSIGLYRNKAKNIQKLCTLLLEEYGGVVPKDRDELTKLPGVGRKTANVVVSVAFGVPAIAVDTHVERVSKRLAICKWKDSVLEVEKTLMRKVPQEEWSLTHHRLIFFGRYHCKAQAPKCTECPLLHMCREGQKRMKKGTVRNAAID from the coding sequence ATGCTGAATAAGAAACAAATCAGAGAAGCTCTTGATACAATGGGGGAGCTGTTTCCTGATGCACATTGTGAACTGAATCATAGCAATCCTTTTGAACTTGTCATCGCGGTGGCTCTCTCTGCACAATGTACAGATGTCTTGGTCAATAAAGTGACGAAAAAGCTTTTTGAAAAATACAAAACGCCTGAGGATTATTTATCTGTACCCATTGAAGAACTCCAAAATGATATCAGATCCATTGGTTTATACCGAAATAAAGCTAAAAACATACAAAAACTCTGCACACTCCTTTTAGAAGAATATGGGGGAGTGGTGCCAAAAGACAGAGACGAGCTGACAAAGCTTCCCGGTGTAGGCCGCAAAACAGCAAATGTCGTTGTTTCAGTCGCATTTGGAGTTCCTGCTATTGCCGTTGATACGCATGTAGAAAGAGTCAGCAAGAGACTTGCTATATGCAAATGGAAAGATTCCGTGCTGGAAGTAGAAAAAACACTTATGCGGAAAGTGCCGCAAGAAGAATGGTCGCTTACTCATCATCGCCTCATCTTTTTTGGAAGATACCACTGTAAAGCACAGGCTCCTAAATGCACGGAATGCCCGTTGCTTCACATGTGCCGTGAAGGGCAAAAAAGAATGAAAAAGGGAACGGTACGGAATGCCGCGATTGATTAA
- a CDS encoding YpoC family protein, which yields MPRLINLPVAFKYEPFFCRDEHDIPLNSSPAVEEILKSNPFYFDICFKANVPIDFYPWKNPELSIPVLIDEWHSIQETIKSRIRSNTRKADKAEMIKGISILICLIHWSNESPVHDLDIKSDDYTAFSVKPINASERLMYVLLKPEQYHSFVQLNQLIEEILKQYYKNRAMRSREK from the coding sequence ATGCCGCGATTGATTAATTTGCCAGTGGCCTTTAAGTATGAGCCGTTTTTTTGCAGGGATGAACACGATATTCCTTTAAATTCTTCGCCTGCGGTGGAAGAAATCTTAAAAAGCAATCCTTTTTATTTTGATATCTGTTTTAAAGCAAATGTGCCCATTGATTTTTATCCATGGAAAAATCCTGAATTAAGTATTCCCGTCCTAATAGATGAATGGCATTCAATTCAGGAGACAATCAAAAGCAGGATCCGTTCAAATACAAGAAAAGCCGATAAAGCTGAGATGATCAAGGGGATCTCAATCCTGATCTGCCTGATTCATTGGAGCAATGAAAGCCCCGTACATGATCTTGATATAAAATCTGATGATTACACAGCTTTTTCGGTGAAGCCAATAAATGCGTCTGAAAGACTGATGTATGTCCTATTAAAACCGGAACAGTATCATTCTTTCGTTCAGCTCAATCAGCTTATTGAAGAAATACTTAAGCAGTATTATAAAAATAGGGCAATGAGAAGCAGGGAAAAATAA